The genomic window GCGCCCAGGAGGCCAGGGTGTAGAACAGGCCGATCCCGATGACCGCGATGTAGGTCGCCCGTGGGATCGTGCGGGACGGGTCCTTCGCCTCGTCGCGGAAGATCGCGGTCGCCTCGAACCCGATGAACGCAGCGATCGCGAACATCAGTCCGACACCGGGCGACCCGGAGAACACCTGCTCTGGCACGAACGGCTCGGCCGACAGCCCGTCGGCACCGCCGGTCACGATGACCGCCCCGGCGAGGACGAGGACGATCCCGACCTCCGCCACGAGCAGGACGCCGAGGACCTTCGAGCTGAGGTCGATGTGGCGGTAGCCGAGCAGACCGACCACGGCGATCGACGCGAGCGAGTAGAGGTACCAGGGGATCTCCGGAGCGCCGAGACCGGCGAAGGTCACGCTCAACAGGTAGCCGATGTAGCCGTACACCGACACCTGGATGGTCGTGTAGGTCAGGAGGGCGAGGAACGCCGACGCGAGGCCGGCCGGTTTGCCGAGCCCGTATCCGACGAAGGTGAAGAAGGCACCCGGCTTGGGCACATGCCGGGTCATGGCCGAGAGTCCGACGGCGAACAGCAGGAGGATCACCGCGGACACGACATACATGCTCGGGAAGCCGACCCCGTTGCCGAGCAGGATGCCGAGCGGTGCGGCTCCACCGACGACGGTCAACGGCGACGCCGCGGCGACGACCATGAAGACGATGGCGGTGACGCCGAGCGATCCCTTCAGGGACCGGGTGGGCTGTCCGGCATCGGTGGCCGGACCTTTCGTGACGGTCATGGACACTCCTCGAGCAATGCGGCGGTATCGGGACGAGGCCAGCATCCCGGTCTCCTGTTGCCGCCTCGTCTCGTCGCCGTAACACCTGCTCGGCACCGAATGAGACCGGTCGACACCGCTGTCTCATTTGACGGTCATGAAGCCGAAACACGCCCGCCACGCCGGTGCAACGGGACGCGCCTAGCCTGAACGACGAGGAGGAGGTGAGGGACGTGACGGCTCTGGAACGCGCGATCAGCAATCCTCCGAGCGTCCGTGGTCTCGAGTCCCGGTCACCGGTCGACGGCCTCCAGCGGCGCAGTGTCGGGTTCATCGACGTGTTCGCCCAGTCCGTCTCGGCGGTGGCGCCGTCCGCCGCTGCGACGACGATCCCGTTGATCGTCACCGTGACCGCGGGCGGGGCGACCATGTGGTCGCTCGCCATCGCGATGCTGCTGTCGTTGCTCGTCGCCACCACCGTGAACGTGTTCGCGAAGCGCATCGCCGCGACAGGCTCGCTGTACACCTTCGTCTCCAAAGGGCTTGGAACGGGTGCAGCCTTCGTCACGGGCGTCGCGCTGCTCATCGGGTACGGCTTCATCGCCATGTTCGCCCTGGCCGGTGCCGGGTACTACCTGTCGATCCTGCTGCACCGGTTCTGGCCCGGCATGCCGAGTTCGACGGGTGTCGTGTCCGCACTCCTCGTGTGTATGGCCGTCGTCTGCGTCGTCGTGCTCGTCCGCGGGATCCACCTGTCCACCCGGGTGACCCTGATCGTGGAGAGCGCCTCGGTCGCGACCATCCTCATCCTCGTGGGCGTGCTCCTGTCGCAGCTCGGACCGACGCCCGATTGGGCCGTGCTCGGGCTGGACGCCTCCCCGGAGCACCTCGCGGTCGGATCGGTCCTCGCCGTCACCGCCTTCGTCGGATTCGAGAGCTCCTCGACGCTCGGCGTCGAAGCCCGTCGGCCGTTCGCAAGCATCCCCCGGTCCCTGGTCTGGACCGTCGTCGGTGCGGGTCTCCTCTTCCTCGTCACCTCGTACAGTCAGCTGGCGGGCTTCGCGGCGTTGGGGGAGGACATCACCGCGACGCGGACGCCCATCAACGATCTGGCGCTGGCCTTCGGCGTCGAATGGATGGGGCTGCTGCTCGACCTGTCCGTCGCGGCGTCGTTCCTCGCCTGTGCGATCGCCTCCATCACGGCGTTCTCGCGGGTCGTGTTCTCGATGGGTCGAGAGGGCGTCCTCCCGTCGCGCCTCGGGACCACGCACGGCCGGTTCCGTACGCCCCATGTGGCGATCATCGCGGCTCTGGCGATCGTCACGCCCGTCTCGGTGCTCGCGCTCGTGCTGACCGGAGGAGCCTGGGCGGCGATGCAGGTCCTCATCGTCGTGGCCGCGGCCGGGTACATCACCGCCTACGTCCTCGTCTGCATCGCAGCCCCGGCCTTCCTCTGGCGGATCGGAGAACTGACGCTCTGGCCGCTCCTGCGAGCGGTGGTGGCCGGGGTGTTGCTGTCCGTCGCGCTCGTCGTCTACCTGGTCGTCGAGAGCGCCGGCGAGCGGGGCGTCGGCGTCTGGGTGTTCCTCGTCACGATGGCGCTCGGCATCTCGATCTGGGCGATCCGGCATCGACGCCGACCGTGGCTGAGTTCGACCGTGGGGGTCTACGACGAGACGGTGAGCGCCGACGTGCTCGGCGGACCGTCCGCGGAGCACCGGTGAGCGGCGCGGGCGAGCTCCGCGCCCGACAACCGAAGGCCGTGCACAGCGCGCTCACCGTACTCGAAGAGGTCGCGCGATGCGGTGCCGGTGTGACGGCGCAGGAGGTCTCGGCCGGACTCGACATGCCGAGGGCGACCACCTACCGGCTCCTCAACCTCCTCGTCCAGGACGAATACCTCGTCCGCATGCCCGACCTGCGTGGATTCGCGCTCGGGCGGAAGGTCGTCGAGCTCGCCCACCTCGTCGCTCCGGCACCACCCCCGCTCGCTGCGCGCGAGGTGATCGGACGATTGCGGTCGAGCGTGCGAGGCGGGGTGCACCTCGTGCGGTACGAGGGCGAACGCATCAGGATCGCGGATGCGGATCCCGACTTCCCGTTGAGTGACGAGCAGCGGATCGTCAGGCGCCTCGACACCTCCGCGATCGGGCGTCTGCTCCTGCACGAGCTCGCTCACGGTGGATACGACTGGTCAGGACTCGTCCAGCGGCCGTTCCGGGACGCCGAGCCCTTGATCCACGACGTCGAACGACTCGGGTACGCACGACAGGTGGGTGAGGTGACGCCAGGTCACGGTTGCCTCGTGGTCCCGATCCGGGACGACCGCGGCGGTCTCGTCGCGGGGCTGTCGCTCTCGGCACCGAGTGAGCGGATCGAGCGCCCCGCCGCACTCCTCGACCTCTTGATCGACGGCTCGCGCCAGCTGCAGCCGCTCCTGGTCTGACCGCCGGACGTCCGTGTGACATCAGCCTCGAGAAGGCGCATAATCAGAATATGCAGCCAGCTGATCGTTTCCGCGCATGACGGAGTCCACGCCCTCCGCGACGCCTGAGCGCTCGCCATCGGACCGTCGCAAATGGTTCGGCCTCGTCGTCATCAGCATCGCCGTGGCCCTCATCATCGTCGACTCGACGATCGTCAACGTGGCGATCCCGTCGATCGTCGACGACCTCGGGATCTCCTCGACCCAGGTGCAGTGGGTCCAGGAGTCCTACACGCTCGTCTTCGCCGCCCTGCTCATCGTGTTCGGTACGCTCGCCGACCGGTTCGGCCGTCGTCGGATGCTGTTCGTCGGCGTCGTGGTCTTCGGCGGAGCCTCCGTCTTCGCCGCCGTCGCGCCGACGGGCGACCTCCTGATCCTGTCCCGGGTCATCCAAGGCGTCGGCGGCGCGATGATCCTGCCGACGACCCTCTCGATCATCAACGCGACCTTCCGAGGCCGCGACCGTGCGATCGCCTTCGCGGTGTGGGGCTCCACGATCGGGGGCATGGTGGCGGTCGGTCCGCTCCTCGGCGGCTGGCTCACCACCGACTTCTCCTGGCGCTGGGCGTTCGGGATCAACGTGCCGCTCGGTGTCCTCATCATCGTCGGACTCCTCCTGTTCGTGGGGGAGTCACGGGAACCCGCGACCGACCGCATCGACGTGGTCGGTGCCGTCCTGTCCATCCTGACGAGCGCGTCCCTCGTCTACGGACTCATCGAGGGCCGGAGTCTCGGGTGGTGGCTCACGGAGAACCCGCTCGTCATTGGGGACTGGACCTGGCCGTTCAGGCTCTCCCCGGTACCCGTGGCCCTCATGGTCACGGTCGTCGCAGGCGTCGCGTTCGTCCTCTGGGGACGCCACCGGATGCGGCAGGGGCGCAGCACGATCATCGCGTTCTCCCTGTTCTCGCTGCCGTCGTTCCGGAACGGCAACATCGCCGCCCTCATCGTCTCGCTGGGGGAGTTCGGCATCATCCTCTCGCTGCCGATCTGGCTTCAGTTCGTCCTCGGCTACAGCGCACTGCAGACCGGTCTGATCCTCCTGGCCCTCGCGATCGGCTCCTTCGTTGCGAGCGGGTTCGCCGGCGCGTTCGGCAACCGGGTCGCGCCCGTCCTCATCGTCCGCGTCGGCATCGCCGCGGAGATCATCGGCGTCGCGGGCATCGGGCTGGTCGTCGGGCCGGCGACCGAATGGTTCGCGATCGTGCCGTTCCTGTTCGTCTACGGCTTCGGCGTCGGTCTCGCCACCGCACAGCTGACGGGCGTCGTCCTGAAGGACGTACCCGTCGAGCAGAGCGGCCAGGGCTCCGGGACGCAGAGCACGGCGAGACAGATCGGCTCGGCACTCGGTATCGCCGTCCTCGGGACCATCCTCTTCGTCAGCACGGCGTCGGTCCTCGACGGACGACTCGAGGACGCCGGTGTACCGACCGAACAGCGCGACGCCCTCGTGACGAGCGTCGTCGACAGCTCGGGCGCCGCCATCGCCGGTCTCGACGCGAACCCGGCGACCGCGACGGTGGCCGAGGACGCCAGGATCGCCCTGTCGGGCGGCACCCGCTCCGCGGCGTTCGCCGCCGCAGGATTCCTGGCGGTCGGCTTCCTCGCCACCCTGTCGCTCGGGTCCGGGCGCCGAGAGGATCGACCGGGCGACGCCGGAGCACGAGCAGGCGGGACGGACTCGTCCGAGACGTCCGACCCGGCCCCGCGGGCGTAGGGCGCGAGGCCCCCTCACACCTCCGCCGGCGGCGCAACGGCGTCTCCCAGGACACCAGCACCCAGGTTCGACTGGGAGGCCCCCGTACAATCGTCACCGGACGGCTCCGCCCGAGCGGACCGTCCCCACCGCCCATGACACGCCACCGCCACCGCCCACGCCTCCTCAGCGCCCTCGCAGCAGCCGCGCTGTCGTTCGCCGTGGTGTCCGCCGGCGGTTGGTCCACGGGTTCCAGTGCGATCGCCTCGCCCGAGCTGAGCGCGAACACGGCATCGACTCCCGACGGCCTCGTGTCCGTCGAGGTGAGCCCGAGCGACGGGGGAGCGGTCGAACCCTCGTCCCTCACCTCGTTCGGCATCACGCTCACGAACGGCACCGACGCCGATCTCCCCGCCGGCTCCGTGTCCGTGGCGGTCACCACTGCGAGGATCACCGGCACGGCGGCGCTCGACGCGTGGCTCGACACGACCGGGGCGGACGCGGCCGCGACCCCCGCCGGTACCACCGTGGTGCGGACGATCGACATCCCCGAGCTCATCGCCGGACAGCAGTACGTCGTCAGCGGGCTCGACTTCACTCCTCCGGCGCTGGGCTTCGACGACACCGACGCGTGGGGCTCCTACGGCGTCTCAGCCGGCTACGTCGCGGGCGACACGGCGGCCGGAGGTCGGACGGCGCTCGTCTGGCGGGCGCAGGGCCAGCCCACGTCCGCCACCGTCGCGCTCGTGGCCCCGCTCACCGTGCCGCTCAGCTACGGCGGACTCCTCGATGCGGACGAACTCACCGAGCTCACGGCCGACGACGGTGCGCTCACGACGCAGCTCGACGCACTCTTCGGCGAGCAGATCGCGCTCGGGATCGACCCTCGCATCATCGCGTCCGTCCGCGCGCTCGGCACGCGTGCCCCGGAGAGCGCCGTCGCCTGGCTCGCCCGCCTCGAGGCCGCACCCAACGAGACCTTCGCGCTCCAGTACGGCGACGCCGAACCCGCCGTGCAGGCCGAGGCCGGCCTCGATCGACTACTGACCCCGAGCTCGTTCTCCTTCGCCCTGAACGTCGCCGACTTCCCCGTCGTGCAGCCGACCGAGACGCCCACCCCGACCGGGTCGCCGACCACCGGGCCCGACGACGTCCAGCCGACGCCGCAGGCCGGCTCCCCGACGGCCACGTCCTCCGACTCATCGGCGGCAGCCACTCCCTCGGAGGAACCGACACCCACACCGAGCCCGTCCGAGACGCCCGGCCAGGCGGTGCCGACCGTTCCGACGATGGACGAACTCCTCAGGTGGAGTTACTCGCTCCCCAGCATCGTGTGGGCGGGAGGCGCGGTGACCGATGCGGATCTCGCCGTCTTCGCCGCGTCGGGCGGAACGGTCACGATGCTCGACTCCGCGAACACGACCGACACCGGACAGTCCGTGCGCGCCTCGGCGACGGTCGGCACAGCGCGGACGCTGCTGGCCGACCACGGCCTCGCCGAGTCGCTGGGCGACGCCGCCGCCGCCACGACGGACGCCGCGTTCGAGAGCGCCATCGCCGACGTGAACGCCCGGGCGGCCGCCATCGGCACGGAGGGTTCGTCCGGCGGAACGGTCGTCGCCGTGCTGCCTCGGGGAGTGGACGCGACCCTGCCGGCCCTCGCCGACACCGTGAACGCGCTCCGCTCC from Plantibacter flavus includes these protein-coding regions:
- a CDS encoding APC family permease; translated protein: MTVTKGPATDAGQPTRSLKGSLGVTAIVFMVVAAASPLTVVGGAAPLGILLGNGVGFPSMYVVSAVILLLFAVGLSAMTRHVPKPGAFFTFVGYGLGKPAGLASAFLALLTYTTIQVSVYGYIGYLLSVTFAGLGAPEIPWYLYSLASIAVVGLLGYRHIDLSSKVLGVLLVAEVGIVLVLAGAVIVTGGADGLSAEPFVPEQVFSGSPGVGLMFAIAAFIGFEATAIFRDEAKDPSRTIPRATYIAVIGIGLFYTLASWALVMAWGPDDVLAVAGEDPGAMILRTTLLYLGPVGELVINVLLITSMFACVLSFHNVITRYQHTMSNAGVLPGRLGGVHPRHLSPHTSSLVQSATAAILIVVFAVLGLDPVLQVFTWFAGVATLAIAILMAVTSLAVIVYFARTKQDRRVWNTVVAPGLGFIGLVGSAVVIVVYFPMLVGDVDAGGNPVFGTVSAVLLALIVVCPVVGLVQAAYLRRRRPAAYADVMDAIGG
- a CDS encoding APC family permease, producing MTALERAISNPPSVRGLESRSPVDGLQRRSVGFIDVFAQSVSAVAPSAAATTIPLIVTVTAGGATMWSLAIAMLLSLLVATTVNVFAKRIAATGSLYTFVSKGLGTGAAFVTGVALLIGYGFIAMFALAGAGYYLSILLHRFWPGMPSSTGVVSALLVCMAVVCVVVLVRGIHLSTRVTLIVESASVATILILVGVLLSQLGPTPDWAVLGLDASPEHLAVGSVLAVTAFVGFESSSTLGVEARRPFASIPRSLVWTVVGAGLLFLVTSYSQLAGFAALGEDITATRTPINDLALAFGVEWMGLLLDLSVAASFLACAIASITAFSRVVFSMGREGVLPSRLGTTHGRFRTPHVAIIAALAIVTPVSVLALVLTGGAWAAMQVLIVVAAAGYITAYVLVCIAAPAFLWRIGELTLWPLLRAVVAGVLLSVALVVYLVVESAGERGVGVWVFLVTMALGISIWAIRHRRRPWLSSTVGVYDETVSADVLGGPSAEHR
- a CDS encoding IclR family transcriptional regulator gives rise to the protein MSGAGELRARQPKAVHSALTVLEEVARCGAGVTAQEVSAGLDMPRATTYRLLNLLVQDEYLVRMPDLRGFALGRKVVELAHLVAPAPPPLAAREVIGRLRSSVRGGVHLVRYEGERIRIADADPDFPLSDEQRIVRRLDTSAIGRLLLHELAHGGYDWSGLVQRPFRDAEPLIHDVERLGYARQVGEVTPGHGCLVVPIRDDRGGLVAGLSLSAPSERIERPAALLDLLIDGSRQLQPLLV
- a CDS encoding DHA2 family efflux MFS transporter permease subunit, with amino-acid sequence MTESTPSATPERSPSDRRKWFGLVVISIAVALIIVDSTIVNVAIPSIVDDLGISSTQVQWVQESYTLVFAALLIVFGTLADRFGRRRMLFVGVVVFGGASVFAAVAPTGDLLILSRVIQGVGGAMILPTTLSIINATFRGRDRAIAFAVWGSTIGGMVAVGPLLGGWLTTDFSWRWAFGINVPLGVLIIVGLLLFVGESREPATDRIDVVGAVLSILTSASLVYGLIEGRSLGWWLTENPLVIGDWTWPFRLSPVPVALMVTVVAGVAFVLWGRHRMRQGRSTIIAFSLFSLPSFRNGNIAALIVSLGEFGIILSLPIWLQFVLGYSALQTGLILLALAIGSFVASGFAGAFGNRVAPVLIVRVGIAAEIIGVAGIGLVVGPATEWFAIVPFLFVYGFGVGLATAQLTGVVLKDVPVEQSGQGSGTQSTARQIGSALGIAVLGTILFVSTASVLDGRLEDAGVPTEQRDALVTSVVDSSGAAIAGLDANPATATVAEDARIALSGGTRSAAFAAAGFLAVGFLATLSLGSGRREDRPGDAGARAGGTDSSETSDPAPRA
- a CDS encoding DUF6049 family protein, whose product is MTRHRHRPRLLSALAAAALSFAVVSAGGWSTGSSAIASPELSANTASTPDGLVSVEVSPSDGGAVEPSSLTSFGITLTNGTDADLPAGSVSVAVTTARITGTAALDAWLDTTGADAAATPAGTTVVRTIDIPELIAGQQYVVSGLDFTPPALGFDDTDAWGSYGVSAGYVAGDTAAGGRTALVWRAQGQPTSATVALVAPLTVPLSYGGLLDADELTELTADDGALTTQLDALFGEQIALGIDPRIIASVRALGTRAPESAVAWLARLEAAPNETFALQYGDAEPAVQAEAGLDRLLTPSSFSFALNVADFPVVQPTETPTPTGSPTTGPDDVQPTPQAGSPTATSSDSSAAATPSEEPTPTPSPSETPGQAVPTVPTMDELLRWSYSLPSIVWAGGAVTDADLAVFAASGGTVTMLDSANTTDTGQSVRASATVGTARTLLADHGLAESLGDAAAATTDAAFESAIADVNARAAAIGTEGSSGGTVVAVLPRGVDATLPALADTVNALRSLPATAQTSLAATLAEPPAAATLGAMTPDSERVSDVQVLLDEEQDVTAFSSVLDEPELLTGRERATLLSSLAAGWLRAEDAWGSAVTAQQERTDAVLASVRVTDSSRINMVGGEVSLPFAVRNDLPYPVTVVMEASPSNGRLSISGSVTQEIAADSRATVLVPVQSQIGNGDVTLRLQLFSTSGQAIGDQSFVGVNVRADWEGIGAVVLALLVALLFVSGVVRMVLSRRAKRRASGATSAASAAAPDSGQPPGDEPPVESSPGRQETNG